Proteins encoded within one genomic window of Cyprinus carpio isolate SPL01 chromosome A15, ASM1834038v1, whole genome shotgun sequence:
- the LOC109103186 gene encoding calpain small subunit 1-like has translation MFLANKLIKGLIDVVSNVDQFVPSDPPPPKRPLAYANQNETDEERQFRRVFQQLAGDDMEVSPNELMNMLNKIISKHGDLKTDGFTIESCRSMVAVMDSDSTGKLGFEEFKYLWNNIKRWQGIYKTFDADRSGLIGSNELPGAFKAAGFPLNDQLFQLIIRRYSDENGNMDFDNYIGCLVRLDAMCRAFKTLDKDNNGTVKFDVQEWLQLTMYS, from the exons ATGTTTCTGGCCAACAAACTTATTAAAGGGCTCATAGATGTTGTCAG CAACGTCGACCAATTTGTTCCTTCTGATCCT CCTCCTCCCAAAAGACCACTTGCATATGCAAACCAGAATGAAACTGATGAAGAGAGGCAGTTTCGCAGAGTGTTTCAACAACTTGCAGGGGAT GACATGGAAGTGAGCCCTAATGAACTGATGAACATGCTTAACAAGATTATTTCCAAAC ATGGTGACTTGAAGACAGATGGTTTCACTATTGAGTCCTGCAGAAGCATGGTGGCAGTAATGGAT AGTGACAGCACTGGAAAACTGGGATTTGAGGAATTCAAGTATCTTTGGAATAACATCAAAAGATGGCAG GGCATTTACAAGACTTTTGATGCCGATCGCTCTGGTCTGATTGGGTCTAATGAGCTACCTGGAGCATTCAAAGCAGCAG GGTTCCCACTCAATGACCAGCTTTTCCAGTTGATCATCCGGCGATATAGtgatgaaaatggcaacatggaTTTCGACAATTACATTGGGTGTCTTGTGCGTCTGGATGCTATGTGTC gtgCCTTCAAAACACTTGATAAAGACAACAATGGCACCGTTAAATTCGACGTTCAAGAG TGGCTGCAGCTGACTATGTACTCCTGA
- the LOC109103187 gene encoding synaptosomal-associated protein 25-like isoform X1 yields MAADSTMRSEVEELQRRANQVTDESLEITRNMKLLLEESKDAGIKTLVMLDEQGEQLDRIEEGLDQINKDMKEAEKNLTDMARCCGLCIWPFTKLKDFEASGAYKKVWGNNQDGVVSSQPSSRVVDEREKMTMSGGYIRRVTNDVKEDEMEENLAQVGSILGNLRSMALDMGNEIDTQNIQTERIQSKAVVNESRISEANQRATKLIAR; encoded by the exons ATGGCTGCCGACTCCACCATGAGATCTGAAGTGGAGGAGCTGCAGAGGAGGGCCAATCAGGTGACAGATGAG TCCCTTGAGATCACTAGAAACATGAAGCTTCTGTTGGAGGAG AGTAAAGATGCAGGAATCAAGACACTTGTTATGCTGGACGAGCAGGGAG AGCAACTGGACCGCATAGAAGAGGGCTTGGACCAGATCAACAAGGACATGAAGGAGGCTGAGAAAAATCTCACTGACATGGCCAGGTGCTGTGGTCTGTGCATCTGGCCATTTACAAA ACTAAAGGACTTTGAAGCAAGTGGGGCATATAAGAAGGTTTGGGGTAATAATCAAGATGGGGTGGTGTCTAGCCAGCCCTCTTCTCGAGTTGTGGATGAAAGAGAGAAGATGACCATGAGCGGTGGATATATTAGAAG AGTGACAAACGATGTAAAGGAGGATGAAATGGAGGAAAACTTGGCACAGGTCGGCAGTATCCTCGGCAACCTCAGAAGCATGGCACTTGACATGGGCAATGAAATCGACACTCAGAACATCCAGACTGAACGCATACAGAGCAAG GCCGTGGTCAATGAATCCCGCATCAGTGAGGCCAATCAGAGAGCCACAAAGCTAATAGCAAGATAA
- the LOC109103187 gene encoding synaptosomal-associated protein 25-like isoform X2, which yields MAADSTMRSEVEELQRRANQVTDESLEITRNMKLLLEESKDAGIKTLVMLDEQGEQLERIEEGLDQINQDMREAEKNLTDLGKCCALCSCDKLKDFEASGAYKKVWGNNQDGVVSSQPSSRVVDEREKMTMSGGYIRRVTNDVKEDEMEENLAQVGSILGNLRSMALDMGNEIDTQNIQTERIQSKAVVNESRISEANQRATKLIAR from the exons ATGGCTGCCGACTCCACCATGAGATCTGAAGTGGAGGAGCTGCAGAGGAGGGCCAATCAGGTGACAGATGAG TCCCTTGAGATCACTAGAAACATGAAGCTTCTGTTGGAGGAG AGTAAAGATGCAGGAATCAAGACACTTGTTATGCTGGACGAGCAGGGAG AGCAACTTGAGCGGATTGAGGAAGGGCTGGACCAGATTAACCAGGACATGAGGGAAGCTGAGAAAAACCTTACAGATCTGGGCAAATGCTGCGCTCTGTGCTCCTGTGATAA ACTAAAGGACTTTGAAGCAAGTGGGGCATATAAGAAGGTTTGGGGTAATAATCAAGATGGGGTGGTGTCTAGCCAGCCCTCTTCTCGAGTTGTGGATGAAAGAGAGAAGATGACCATGAGCGGTGGATATATTAGAAG AGTGACAAACGATGTAAAGGAGGATGAAATGGAGGAAAACTTGGCACAGGTCGGCAGTATCCTCGGCAACCTCAGAAGCATGGCACTTGACATGGGCAATGAAATCGACACTCAGAACATCCAGACTGAACGCATACAGAGCAAG GCCGTGGTCAATGAATCCCGCATCAGTGAGGCCAATCAGAGAGCCACAAAGCTAATAGCAAGATAA
- the LOC109103543 gene encoding uncharacterized protein LOC109103543: MSEFMPYPYREPGGALMRFKKRKSRFTFQEVELLLSEVQNKRHILVGKFNRGISKDLKNRTWAALTARINEVSECHREIIEVIKKWADLKCDTKRRVAAMRASGATATQIAQELSPIETMVHQILQMSNPNKNVSNLAIDDQMDDEDEDIPGLSEIPHSSSHMANGRPHSFSLPMPPPFHTTIPCKSDTELPAHMMFSNSSVPLTDVQINTLQKEGRNMQFIQPGSQANQNPVGIPGFLSRPIAEKSQVRERPNHNTFNGPSSASIPTFIAPSTAASSSRSAPARLPPKPAPVEPRSLQEHLSQSASLSLQEQQATTLLIGSLSRSLESLAESVQRLVHTQQQFSRDTLQLQRDTLHVLRDFSTNALTLLQDKVNGHP, translated from the exons ATGTCAGAATTCATGCCATACCCTTACAGAGAGCCGGGAGGTGCTTTGATGCGCTTTAAGAAAAGAAAGTCACGTTTCACATTCCAGGAGGTTGAACTGCTGCTCAGTGAGGTGCAGAATAAACGGCATATTCTAGTCG GAAAGTTCAACCGGGGCATTTCGAAGGATCTGAAAAACCGCACATGGGCGGCTCTGACGGCACGTATCAATGAGGTCAGTGAGTGTCACCGAGAAATTATTGAAGTCATCAAGAAATGGGCAGACCTCAAATGTGACACCAAGCGGAGGGTGGCCGCAATGAGGGCATCAGGAGCCACGGCCACCCAAATCGCACAAGAGCTGTCGCCTATAGAAACCATGGTGCACCAGATCCTTCAAATGTCTAACCCTAACAAAAATGTGAGCAATCTGGCAATTGATGACCAAATGGATGATGAAGACGAGGACATTCCAGGTCTCTCGGAGATACCACACAGCTCCTCACACATGGCAAACGGCAGGCCTCATTCGTTTAGTTTGCCAATGCCACCTCCTTTTCACACTACTATCCCTTGCAAAAGTGATACAGAGCTTCCTGCTCACATGATGTTCAGCA ATTCATCAGTGCCTCTTACAGATGTCCAGATTAACACATTACAAAAGGAAG GCAGAAACATGCAGTTTATTCAACCAGGAAGCCAAGCAAACCAGAATCCTGTTGGTATACCTGGATTCCTCAGCCGTCCTATTGCTGAGAAGAGCCAAGTTCGAGAGAGACCTaatcacaacacatttaatgGCCCCTCATCTGCCAGTATCCCAACATTTATTGCACCTTCTACGGCTGCCTCATCATCACGTTCAGCTCCTGCTCGGCTCCCTCCCAAACCTGCTCCTGTGGAGCCTCGCAGTCTGCAGGAACATTTATCCCAGAGTGCCTCGCTCAGCCTGCAGGAACAGCAGGCCACCACACTGCTGATAGGGTCGCTGTCTCGCTCGCTGGAGTCGCTCGCGGAGTCTGTGCAGAGATTGGTCCACACCCAGCAGCAGTTTTCACGTGATACCTTACAACTGCAGCGTGACACACTTCACGTCCTGCGTGACTTCTCCACCAACGCCTTGACTCTCCTGCAGGACAAGGTCAATGGACATCCGTAG